In a genomic window of Seriola aureovittata isolate HTS-2021-v1 ecotype China chromosome 11, ASM2101889v1, whole genome shotgun sequence:
- the LOC130177044 gene encoding immunoglobulin superfamily member 3-like yields MRCSLHSLWMASFLFYLLPHCGEAKVHTEAQAGPLYRVLGSPLSISCNVSGFSNKFTQQNFEFRIKKPENPAIEINIISTSDQNFAYAMYTQRVKSSEITLKHLSSNSVLFEIRSLQKSDEGEYDCSVINSESVYQGTYSAKTTVKVIDNSLSVSSSDSTSLRYNEGDALTLTCQASSNTIQHTHLSFAWLLHKGGEDNAQPIISLDRDFTLSPGHDFEGRHQAGLIRLDKMGEATYRLQMAQLELSDQGRIYCHAQEWIQDPDRSWYSIAQKDAQKTMLNVTAREVAPDTLSLVVRISTQQTALQEGQELSLSCNVDTQNVEKRFFSVAWLRGSVELARIGPTGVLSVGSEYSGREKQGELRAVRMGDRDYLLIMQPVRIEDEGKYFCRAWPQDRGQDGGFTQGAAQDSSPQPISISANGSRLSVEMQRDVSVNEGDRLRLTCKVDGIKGQLSVTWQHKSTSTSTASFTNVVSLSQEGVLEIDKKFVSRKVRATRPATDSFTLELDEVTPSDSGVYQCAVSEWNTNSKTNSQSQTTSVTVAPTESFVKVNLISRNNVVTVGGDVELICRVKGPRVPITLTWSLRRDVSAVDTILTMYSDGSISWSGEQQGYQVKVQNKSTEVAHYLLINGASHREAGSYQCSVSVFLENAHKKLPPSNLLAVMVQNPASKLRLTSSPNVTTNLNSDVEIKCSVTSEPFASSRYAVTWLHQQSAVNKTMLSSDGDALVTFGTDVELSNRLSMRRTKGPSFELTIRQAQISDRGSYICEVVEWLQDPRGDWYQLSPVSKITELKVIEPANDLRLDMKEQQQLISREGDEVELKCNIISGASIPFFFYKVTWFYTGNSSSVTNVPLVELDHTGLLRYPENQATTGLQGRLRLSRPSQSSFCLRIQRAHEGDSGTYRCQVEQYQLDQEGHWQQKALDSAGPIAVTINVDGGAVSEPQCKLGTWIGIFLVLVICLLVVIFLLVLKICWSKSSGGKKSGESLWAEKVPLETKPGAED; encoded by the exons ATGAGGTGTTCCCTGCACTCGCTTTGGATGGCcagttttcttttctatctACTTCCACACTGTG GAGAAGCCAAAGTGCACACTGAAGCACAGGCTGGGCCTCTGTATCGTGTGTTGGGCTCTCCGCTCTCCATCTCCTGCAATGTGAGCGGCTTCTCCAATAAGTTCACTCAGCAAAATTTTGAATTCCGTATTAAGAAGCCTGAAAATCCAGCAATCGAGATCAACATCATCAGCACCAGTGACCAAAACTTTGCATATGCCATGTATACACAGCGTGTGAAGAGCAGTGAGATAACTCTGAAGCATTTGTCTTCAAACTCAGTCCTCTTTGAGATACGAAGTCTACAGAAAAGTGATGAGGGGGAATATGACTGTTCTGTAATCAACTCAGAATCTGTTTACCAGGGAACCTACAGTGCTAAGACAACAGTCAAAG TGATTGACAACTCCCTAAGTGTTTCATCATCTGACTCCACATCATTGCGCTACAATGAGGGTGATGCTCTCACTTTAACATGCCAAGCCTCCAGCAACACCATCCAGCACACCCATCTGTCTTTTGCCTGGTTACTCCATAAAGGCGGTGAGGACAACGCTCAGCCTATCATTTCTCTGGACAGAGATTTCACTCTGAGCCCGGGCCACGATTTTGAAGGGCGTCACCAAGCTGGACTCATCAGGTTAGATAAAATGGGAGAAGCCACGTACAGGCTACAGATGGCTCAGCTGGAGCTGTCAGACCAAGGTAGGATCTACTGCCATGCCCAGGAGTGGATCCAAGATCCTGACCGCTCCTGGTACTCTATCGCACAGAAGGATGCACAGAAGACTATGCTGAATGTCACGGCCAGAG AGGTGGCGCCAGACACGTTGTCTTTGGTGGTGAGAATCTCGACGCAGCAGACAGCGCTGCAGGAGGGGCAGGAGCTGTCACTGTCCTGCAACGTAGACACACAAAATGTGGAGAAAAGATTCTTCTCTGTGGCCTGGCTCCGGGGGAGCGTTGAGCTGGCCCGCATTGGCCCCACGGGTGTTCTGTCTGTGGGGTCCGAGTACAGTGGGCGAGAGAAACAAGGAGAGCTCAGGGCTGTCCGGATGGGTGACAGAGATTACCTTCTCATAATGCAGCCAGTCAGAATTGAGGACGAGGGAAAATATTTCTGTAGGGCTTGGCCTCAGGACAGAGGCCAGGATGGTGGCTTTACACAGGGAGCAGCCCAGGATTCCAGTCCGCAGCCAATCAGCATCTCAGCCAATG GAAGTCGGCTGTCAGTTGAAATGCAACGCGATGTGAGTGTCAACGAAGGCGACAGGCTGAGGCTCACCTGTAAAGTGGATGGGATTAAAGGTCAGCTTTCCGTCACCTGGCAACACAAATCGACATCCACATCTACGGCCTCGTTTACCAATGTCGTCAGTCTGAGTCAGGAGGGTGTTTTGGAGATAGATAAGAAGTTCGTGAGTCGCAAAGTAAGAGCAACGCGACCAGCTACTGACTCTTTCACTCTGGAGCTTGATGAGGTCACACCCTCCGATTCAGGCGTCTACCAGTGCGCTGTGTCCGAATGGAACACCAACAGCAAGACCAACAGCCAGTCACAGACCACCAGTGTAACGGTGGCTCCTACAG AGTCATTTGTGAAAGTGAATCTGATAAGTCGCAACAACGTAGTGACTGTTGGAGGAGATGTGGAGTTGATTTGCCGGGTCAAAGGTCCACGTGTGCCAATAACACTGACTTGGAGCCTGCGGCGCGATGTGTCGGCCGTAGATACCATCCTGACAATGTACTCTGATGGCAGCATCAGCTGGTCTGGAGAACAGCAAGGCTACCAGGTGAAAGTACAGAACAAATCAACTGAAGTTGCTCACTATCTGCTCATCAACGGTGCGAGCCACAGGGAGGCAGGAAGCTATCagtgcagtgtgtctgtcttCCTGGAGAATGCACACAAGAAGCTGCCTCCATCCAACCTGCTGGCTGTGATGGTGCAGAACCCAG CAAGCAAACTCAGGCTGACTTCCTCCCCCAACGTGACGACAAACCTCAACTCGGATGTAGAAATAAAGTGCTCAGTTACCTCTGAACCCTTTGCGTCCTCTCGTTATGCCGTCACCTGGCTGCATCAGCAATCAGCAGTAAATAAGACCATGTTAAGCTCGGACGGGGATGCCCTAGTAACATTTGGGACCGACGTGGAGCTGAGCAACAGACTCAGCATGAGGCGCACTAAGGGCCCTAGTTTTGAGCTGACTATTCGGCAAGCTCAGATATCAGACCGTGGCTCATACATATGTGAGGTGGTGGAGTGGCTACAAGATCCTCGCGGTGATTGGTATCAGCTCTCGCCAGTGTCCAAAATCACAGAGCTTAAAGTTATCGAGCCTG CCAACGATCTTCGTTTGGAtatgaaggagcagcagcagttgatTTCCAGGGAGGGGGACGAGGTAGAGCTCAAGTGCAACATCATCTCAGGTGCATCCATCCCTTTTTTCTTCTACAAAGTCACTTGGTTTTACACTGGGAACAGTTCCTCCGTCACAAATGTCCCCTTAGTAGAGCTTGATCACACGGGTCTGCTGAGGTACCCAGAGAACCAGGCGACCACAGGCTTGCAGGGGCGGCTTCGTCTCTCCAGACCcagccaaagcagcttctgccTCAGAATTCAGAGGGCCCACGAGGGGGACAGCGGAACTTACCGGTGCCAGGTGGAGCAATATCAGCTGGATCAGGAAGGTCACTGGCAGCAAAAGGCCTTAGACAGCGCCGGCCCGATCGCAGTCACGATAAACGTTGACG GAGGAGCTGTCTCTGAGCCACAATGTAAGTTAGGTACCTGGATAGGGATTTTCTTAGTCCTTGTCATCTGCTTACTGGTGGTGATTTTCCTACTGGTGCTGAAGATATGCTGGAGCAAGAGCTCAGGAGGAAAGAAGTCAGGCGAGTCTCTGTGGGCAGAGAAAGTCCCCCTGGAGACCAAACCCGGTGCAGAGGATTGA